The proteins below are encoded in one region of Tachypleus tridentatus isolate NWPU-2018 chromosome 4, ASM421037v1, whole genome shotgun sequence:
- the LOC143249891 gene encoding tachystatin-C, which yields MKWGFQLMAIGVLAVLFFATCQIKPVSADYDWSLRGPPKCATYGQKCRTWSPPNCCWNLRCKAFRCRPR from the exons ATGAAATGGGGTTTCCAGTTGATGGCTATTGGAGTTCTGGCGGTATTATTTTTTGCAACCTGCCAAATTAAACCAGTATCAGCGGATTATGATTGGTCACTCCGTGGTCCACCTAAATGTGCTACGTATGGACAGAAA TGCAGAACTTGGTCACCTCCTAACTGTTGCTGGAATTTGAGATGCAAGGCTTTTCGCTGCAGGCCTCGTTAA